The proteins below are encoded in one region of Buteo buteo chromosome 22, bButBut1.hap1.1, whole genome shotgun sequence:
- the DKC1 gene encoding H/ACA ribonucleoprotein complex subunit DKC1 isoform X1 encodes MADGDGSSVKKRRKKEKRALPDEDVAEIQHTEEFFIKPESRVAQLDTSQWPLLLKNFDKLNVMTAHYTPLSSGANPLKREISDYVRSGFINLDKPSNPSSHEVVAWIRRILRVEKTGHSGTLDPKVTGCLIVCIERATRLVKSQQSAGKEYVGIVRLHNAIENEAQLARAIETLTGALFQRPPLIAAVKRQLRVRTIYESKLVEYDPERRLGIFWVSCEAGTYIRTLCVHLGLLLGVGGQMQELRRVRSGILGEKDNMVTMHDVLDAQWQYDNNKDDSYLRRVILPLEKLLTSHKRLVMKDSAVNAICYGAKIMLPGVLRYEDGIEVNQEIVVITTKGEAICLAIALMTTAVISTCDHGIVAKIKRVIMERDTYPRKWGLGPKASQKKMMIQKGLLDKHGKPNESTPDSWKKEYVDYRDASKKEAAAVPRGVSELERAPKRKRESESENEEAVTPPSSATPPPEELSKKEKKKKKKEKKAREAAESGGEQIEVTSETSTKKKKKKKQKEVEESLE; translated from the exons ATGGCGGACGGGGACG GTTCCAGCGTGAAGAAGCGGCGGAAGAAGGAGAAGCGGGCGCTTCCCGATGAGGATGTAGCG GAGATTCAGCACACGGAGGAGTTTTTCATCAAGCCCGAGTCCCGGGTCGCCCAGCTGGACACGTCTCAGTGGCCCTTGCTGCTGAAG AACTTTGACAAGTTAAATGTGATGACAGCACACTACACACCTCTTTCTTCTGGTGCTAATCCCCTGAAGAGAGAGATTTCTGACTATGTTAG GTCTGGCTTTATTAACCTCGACAAACCTTCCAATCCATCTTCCCATGAGGTGGTTGCATGGATCCGACGCATCCTTCGGGTAGAGAAGACTGGACACAGTGGCACTCTGGATCCTAAGGTGACTGGATGCCTCATTGTGTGCATTGAGAGGGCAACACGACTGGTCAAATCTCAGCAGAGTGCAG GCAAAGAGTATGTGGGAATTGTTCGGCTGCACAATGCAATTGAAAATGAGGCTCAGCTTGCCAGG GCAATAGAAACTCTGACAGGTGCGCTGTTTCAGCGACCACCCCTCATTGCTGCTGTCAAACGACAACTGAGAGTCCGAACCATCTATGAGAGCAAGCTGGTGGAGTATGATCCTGAGAGAAGATTAG GTATCTTCTGGGTGAGCTGTGAAGCAGGCACATATATTCGAACACTCTGTGTTCACCTTGGTTTGCTGCTTGGTGTGGGGGGCCAGATGCAAGAGCTCCGCAGAGTGCGCTCAGGCATCCTGGGAGAGAAG GACAACATGGTGACTATGCACGATGTACTGGATGCACAGTGGCAATACGACAACAACAAGGATGACAGCTATCTGCGAAGAGTTATCCTGCCATTGGAGAAACTGCTGACTTCCCACAAGCGGCTAGTCATGAAAGACAGTGCG GTTAATGCCATTTGCTATGGAGCCAAGATCATGCTGCCTGGTGTCCTGAGGTACGAAGATGGTATTGAGGTTAATCAGGAGATTGTTGTCATCACCACAAAAGGAGAAGCTATCTGCCTAG ctATTGCCTTGATGACCACAGCAGTCATTTCTACCTGCGACCATGGTATTGTTGCAAAGATCAAGAGAGTGATCATGGAGAGAGATACGTATCCCCGCAAATGGGGTCTCGGTCCTAAG GCCAGTCAAAAGAAGATGATGATCCAGAAGGGTCTACTGGACAAGCACGGAAAGCCCAACGAGAGCACACCAGATTCCTGGAAGAAGGAGTACGTGGATTACAG GGATGCTTCCAAGAAAGAGGCAGCTGCTGTTCCCCGAGGTGTTTCAGAGCTGGAGAGGGCTCCAAAA AGGAAGCGAGAGTCGGAGAGTGAAAAtgaggaggctgtgaccccaccATCCTCTGCCACCCCACCACCAGAGGAGctgagcaaaaaggaaaagaaaaagaagaagaaagagaagaaggcCAGAGAGGCAGCTGAGAGTGGGGGAGAGCAAATAGAAGTG ACCAGTGAGACCAGCaccaagaagaagaagaagaagaaacaaaaggaggTAGAAGAGAGCTTGGAGTAA
- the DKC1 gene encoding H/ACA ribonucleoprotein complex subunit DKC1 isoform X2, whose translation MTAHYTPLSSGANPLKREISDYVRSGFINLDKPSNPSSHEVVAWIRRILRVEKTGHSGTLDPKVTGCLIVCIERATRLVKSQQSAGKEYVGIVRLHNAIENEAQLARAIETLTGALFQRPPLIAAVKRQLRVRTIYESKLVEYDPERRLGIFWVSCEAGTYIRTLCVHLGLLLGVGGQMQELRRVRSGILGEKDNMVTMHDVLDAQWQYDNNKDDSYLRRVILPLEKLLTSHKRLVMKDSAVNAICYGAKIMLPGVLRYEDGIEVNQEIVVITTKGEAICLAIALMTTAVISTCDHGIVAKIKRVIMERDTYPRKWGLGPKASQKKMMIQKGLLDKHGKPNESTPDSWKKEYVDYRDASKKEAAAVPRGVSELERAPKRKRESESENEEAVTPPSSATPPPEELSKKEKKKKKKEKKAREAAESGGEQIEVTSETSTKKKKKKKQKEVEESLE comes from the exons ATGACAGCACACTACACACCTCTTTCTTCTGGTGCTAATCCCCTGAAGAGAGAGATTTCTGACTATGTTAG GTCTGGCTTTATTAACCTCGACAAACCTTCCAATCCATCTTCCCATGAGGTGGTTGCATGGATCCGACGCATCCTTCGGGTAGAGAAGACTGGACACAGTGGCACTCTGGATCCTAAGGTGACTGGATGCCTCATTGTGTGCATTGAGAGGGCAACACGACTGGTCAAATCTCAGCAGAGTGCAG GCAAAGAGTATGTGGGAATTGTTCGGCTGCACAATGCAATTGAAAATGAGGCTCAGCTTGCCAGG GCAATAGAAACTCTGACAGGTGCGCTGTTTCAGCGACCACCCCTCATTGCTGCTGTCAAACGACAACTGAGAGTCCGAACCATCTATGAGAGCAAGCTGGTGGAGTATGATCCTGAGAGAAGATTAG GTATCTTCTGGGTGAGCTGTGAAGCAGGCACATATATTCGAACACTCTGTGTTCACCTTGGTTTGCTGCTTGGTGTGGGGGGCCAGATGCAAGAGCTCCGCAGAGTGCGCTCAGGCATCCTGGGAGAGAAG GACAACATGGTGACTATGCACGATGTACTGGATGCACAGTGGCAATACGACAACAACAAGGATGACAGCTATCTGCGAAGAGTTATCCTGCCATTGGAGAAACTGCTGACTTCCCACAAGCGGCTAGTCATGAAAGACAGTGCG GTTAATGCCATTTGCTATGGAGCCAAGATCATGCTGCCTGGTGTCCTGAGGTACGAAGATGGTATTGAGGTTAATCAGGAGATTGTTGTCATCACCACAAAAGGAGAAGCTATCTGCCTAG ctATTGCCTTGATGACCACAGCAGTCATTTCTACCTGCGACCATGGTATTGTTGCAAAGATCAAGAGAGTGATCATGGAGAGAGATACGTATCCCCGCAAATGGGGTCTCGGTCCTAAG GCCAGTCAAAAGAAGATGATGATCCAGAAGGGTCTACTGGACAAGCACGGAAAGCCCAACGAGAGCACACCAGATTCCTGGAAGAAGGAGTACGTGGATTACAG GGATGCTTCCAAGAAAGAGGCAGCTGCTGTTCCCCGAGGTGTTTCAGAGCTGGAGAGGGCTCCAAAA AGGAAGCGAGAGTCGGAGAGTGAAAAtgaggaggctgtgaccccaccATCCTCTGCCACCCCACCACCAGAGGAGctgagcaaaaaggaaaagaaaaagaagaagaaagagaagaaggcCAGAGAGGCAGCTGAGAGTGGGGGAGAGCAAATAGAAGTG ACCAGTGAGACCAGCaccaagaagaagaagaagaagaaacaaaaggaggTAGAAGAGAGCTTGGAGTAA
- the MPP1 gene encoding 55 kDa erythrocyte membrane protein isoform X2, translating to MTLKSGRSASAGSMRTALSDLYLEHLLQNRAKPEAITQSLNTMTEDIYTNGSATLGSPSHSNGREVRKIRLIQFEKATEEPMGITLKLNDKQSCMVARIFHGGMIHRQGSLHVGDEIIEINGQSVSNHSVDQLQKMLKETKGMVSIKVIPNQQSRLPALQMFMRAQFDYDPKKDNLIPCKEAGLKFQTGDVIQIINKDDSNWWQGRVEGSCTESAGLIPSPELQEWRVASITQSSQSESPSCSPFGKKKKCKDKYLAKHSSIFDQLDVVSYEEVVRLPAFKRKTLVLIDTTRPQKKNEVDGKDYYFVSTEEMTRDISANEFLEFGSYQGNMFGTKFETVHKIHQQDKVAILDIEPQTLKIIRTAELSPFIVFIAPTDKAEQSEALQQLRKDSESIRSRYAHYFDLSLVNNGVEESLQLLQEAFEQACSSPQWVPVSWVY from the exons ATGACCCTCAAGTCGGGGCGCAGCGCCAGCGCCGGCAGCATGCGGACGGCGCTCTCCGACCTctacctggagcacctcctgcagAACCGGGCCAAGCCCGAG GCCATCACTCAGTCCCTGAACACCATGACTGAGGACATTTATACCAATGGCTCAGCGACTCTGGGCAGCCCCTCCCACAGCAACGGCCGTGAGGTGCGGAAGATACGCCTCATCCAGTTCGAGAAGGCTACGGAGGAGCCCATG GGAATCACGCTGAAGCTCAACGACAAGCAGAGCTGCATGGTGGCCAGGATATTCCACGGGGGCATGATTCACAGACAAG GCTCCCTTCATGTGGGTGATGAAATCATAGAAATCAATGGGCAGAGTGTGAGCAACCACTCAGTTGACCAGCTGCAGAAGATGCTG AAAGAAACCAAGGGGATGGTCTCAATAAAAGTCATTCCCAACCAACAAAGCCGCCTCCCTGCTCTCCAG ATGTTCATGAGGGCACAGTTTGACTACGACCCCAAAAAAGACAACCTAATCCCCTGCAAGGAAGCAGGGCTGAAGTTTCAGACCGGCGATGTGATTCAAATCATAAACAAGGATGACAGCAACTGGTGGCAGGGCCGGGTGGAGGGGTCCTGCACCGAGTCAGCAGGACTCATCCCTTCTCCGGAGCTGCAGGAGTG GCGTGTGGCGAGCATCACCCAATCCAGTCAGAGTGAATCCCCAAGCTGTAGCCCAtttgggaagaagaagaagtgCAAAGATAAATACCTGGCCAAGCACAGCTCAA TTTTTGACCAGCTGGATGTGGTTTCATATGAGGAGGTGGTGAGGCTGCCTGCCTTCAAGAGGAAGACTCTGGTGCTTATCG acaCCACACGCCCCCAGAAGAAGAATGAGGTGGATGGGAAGGACTACTACTTTGTGTCTACTGAGGAGATGACCCGGGACATCTCGGCCAACGAGTTCCTGGAGTTTGGAAGCTACCAGGGAAACATGTTTGGCACCAAGTTTGAAACAGTGCACAAGATCCACCAGCAGGACAAAGTCGCTATTTTGGACATTGAACCCCAG ACCCTGAAGATCATCCGCACGGCTGAGCTCTCCCCATTCATAGTCTTCATTGCCCCAACAGACAaggcagagcag TCAGAGGCTTTGCAGCAGCTCCGGAAGGATTCAGAGAGCATCCGGAGCCGGTATGCACACTACTTTGACCTCTCACTGGTCAACAACGGGGTGGAAGaaagcctccagctgctgcaggaagccTTTGAGCAGGCCTGCAGCTCTCCGCAGTGGGTGCCTGTCTCCTGGGTCTACTGA
- the MPP1 gene encoding 55 kDa erythrocyte membrane protein isoform X1 produces MTLKSGRSASAGSMRTALSDLYLEHLLQNRAKPEAITQSLNTMTEDIYTNGSATLGSPSHSNGREVRKIRLIQFEKATEEPMGITLKLNDKQSCMVARIFHGGMIHRQGSLHVGDEIIEINGQSVSNHSVDQLQKMLKETKGMVSIKVIPNQQSRLPALQMFMRAQFDYDPKKDNLIPCKEAGLKFQTGDVIQIINKDDSNWWQGRVEGSCTESAGLIPSPELQEWRVASITQSSQSESPSCSPFGKKKKCKDKYLAKHSSIFDQLDVVSYEEVVRLPAFKRKTLVLIGASGVGRSHIKNALLSNNPEKFMYPPPYTTRPQKKNEVDGKDYYFVSTEEMTRDISANEFLEFGSYQGNMFGTKFETVHKIHQQDKVAILDIEPQTLKIIRTAELSPFIVFIAPTDKAEQSEALQQLRKDSESIRSRYAHYFDLSLVNNGVEESLQLLQEAFEQACSSPQWVPVSWVY; encoded by the exons ATGACCCTCAAGTCGGGGCGCAGCGCCAGCGCCGGCAGCATGCGGACGGCGCTCTCCGACCTctacctggagcacctcctgcagAACCGGGCCAAGCCCGAG GCCATCACTCAGTCCCTGAACACCATGACTGAGGACATTTATACCAATGGCTCAGCGACTCTGGGCAGCCCCTCCCACAGCAACGGCCGTGAGGTGCGGAAGATACGCCTCATCCAGTTCGAGAAGGCTACGGAGGAGCCCATG GGAATCACGCTGAAGCTCAACGACAAGCAGAGCTGCATGGTGGCCAGGATATTCCACGGGGGCATGATTCACAGACAAG GCTCCCTTCATGTGGGTGATGAAATCATAGAAATCAATGGGCAGAGTGTGAGCAACCACTCAGTTGACCAGCTGCAGAAGATGCTG AAAGAAACCAAGGGGATGGTCTCAATAAAAGTCATTCCCAACCAACAAAGCCGCCTCCCTGCTCTCCAG ATGTTCATGAGGGCACAGTTTGACTACGACCCCAAAAAAGACAACCTAATCCCCTGCAAGGAAGCAGGGCTGAAGTTTCAGACCGGCGATGTGATTCAAATCATAAACAAGGATGACAGCAACTGGTGGCAGGGCCGGGTGGAGGGGTCCTGCACCGAGTCAGCAGGACTCATCCCTTCTCCGGAGCTGCAGGAGTG GCGTGTGGCGAGCATCACCCAATCCAGTCAGAGTGAATCCCCAAGCTGTAGCCCAtttgggaagaagaagaagtgCAAAGATAAATACCTGGCCAAGCACAGCTCAA TTTTTGACCAGCTGGATGTGGTTTCATATGAGGAGGTGGTGAGGCTGCCTGCCTTCAAGAGGAAGACTCTGGTGCTTATCG gggCCAGTGGTGTGGGCCGTAGCCACATCAAGAACGCTCTGCTCAGCAACAACCCAGAGAAGTTCATGTACCCACCCCCAT acaCCACACGCCCCCAGAAGAAGAATGAGGTGGATGGGAAGGACTACTACTTTGTGTCTACTGAGGAGATGACCCGGGACATCTCGGCCAACGAGTTCCTGGAGTTTGGAAGCTACCAGGGAAACATGTTTGGCACCAAGTTTGAAACAGTGCACAAGATCCACCAGCAGGACAAAGTCGCTATTTTGGACATTGAACCCCAG ACCCTGAAGATCATCCGCACGGCTGAGCTCTCCCCATTCATAGTCTTCATTGCCCCAACAGACAaggcagagcag TCAGAGGCTTTGCAGCAGCTCCGGAAGGATTCAGAGAGCATCCGGAGCCGGTATGCACACTACTTTGACCTCTCACTGGTCAACAACGGGGTGGAAGaaagcctccagctgctgcaggaagccTTTGAGCAGGCCTGCAGCTCTCCGCAGTGGGTGCCTGTCTCCTGGGTCTACTGA